A genomic segment from Acidobacteriota bacterium encodes:
- a CDS encoding arsenate reductase ArsC — MSKNQLMTLVLCTGNSCRSQMAEAFLRKHSQGRFPVASAGTEPADQVHPLTIEVMKEVGIDLSESQPKHLREYLGKVPVHTIIIVCDGASKSCPAVWPGAFQRLFWPFDDPAAFEGTEEETLAEFRRVRDLIDTKTREWVESRGDLAS; from the coding sequence ATGTCCAAGAATCAATTGATGACGCTGGTCCTGTGCACCGGCAACTCCTGCCGCAGCCAGATGGCCGAAGCGTTCCTACGCAAGCACTCCCAAGGCCGCTTCCCAGTGGCCAGTGCCGGCACCGAGCCGGCGGATCAGGTCCACCCGCTCACCATCGAAGTGATGAAGGAAGTGGGCATCGACCTCAGCGAAAGCCAACCGAAGCACCTGCGGGAGTATCTGGGCAAGGTTCCAGTCCACACCATCATCATCGTCTGCGACGGCGCCTCCAAGAGTTGCCCGGCGGTGTGGCCGGGAGCCTTCCAGCGGCTCTTCTGGCCCTTCGACGACCCCGCCGCCTTCGAGGGCACGGAGGAGGAGACCCTGGCCGAGTTCCGCCGAGTCCGCGACCTCATCGACACAAAGACTCGGGAATGGGTCGAGTCCCGCGGCGACCTGGCTAGCTGA
- a CDS encoding MIP family channel protein, which translates to MQEPSLVRRSLAELIGTYCLVLAGCGAVVADAGGAGLGTVGISLTFGLVVTVMVLSIGHVSGAHINPAVTLAFALFRHFPRRDVPAYLVAQILGASGAAATLAAVFGPQGTLGATLPAGAPGASLLLEVLLTAILMFVITSVATDTRAVGQMAGLAIGATVAVGALWGGSTSGASMNPARSFGPALVSGAWADHWLYWLGPIVGAFLGAAVYGFLRGGPSDSS; encoded by the coding sequence ATGCAGGAACCCTCCTTGGTCCGGCGCTCCCTGGCGGAGCTGATCGGGACCTACTGCCTGGTGCTGGCGGGCTGCGGTGCGGTGGTCGCCGATGCCGGCGGCGCCGGTCTCGGTACGGTGGGCATCTCCCTCACCTTCGGGCTGGTGGTGACGGTCATGGTGCTCTCCATCGGCCACGTCTCCGGCGCTCACATCAATCCCGCGGTGACCCTCGCCTTCGCCCTCTTCCGTCACTTCCCGCGGCGCGACGTACCCGCCTACCTGGTGGCGCAGATCCTTGGAGCCAGCGGTGCCGCGGCAACCTTGGCGGCCGTCTTCGGGCCCCAGGGAACCCTCGGCGCCACCCTCCCCGCCGGCGCTCCCGGCGCCAGCCTGCTGCTGGAGGTCTTGCTCACCGCCATCCTCATGTTCGTCATCACCTCGGTGGCCACCGACACCCGGGCGGTGGGCCAGATGGCCGGCCTGGCCATCGGCGCCACCGTCGCCGTCGGCGCCCTGTGGGGCGGCTCTACCAGCGGCGCCTCGATGAATCCGGCCCGTTCCTTCGGCCCGGCCCTGGTGAGCGGCGCCTGGGCCGACCACTGGCTGTACTGGCTCGGCCCCATCGTCGGCGCCTTCCTCGGCGCCGCGGTCTACGGCTTCCTCCGCGGCGGCCCTTCAGACTCCTCCTAG
- a CDS encoding TRAP transporter substrate-binding protein: protein MKRRELIRTAVTAGAGALVAGCAGQPGQSPAVQTRPQIRWRLASSFPRSLDTIYDAAELLSQRLEAMSDGRFQVRPYPAGELVPGLQVLDAVQQGTVQVGQTASYYFTGKNPALAFDTCVPFGLTARQQLAWLRDSGGLELMREVFADFGIVNFVGGNTGVQMGGWFRREIGSAADLQGLKMRIPGLGGEVMSRLGVTVQVLAGGEIFPALERGAIDATEWVGPYDDEKLGFHKVAQYYYYPGWWEPGPALAFLVHQSSWDKLPSSYQAMFEAAAAEAATGMLSAYDRQNPPAFERLLDAGVQLRPFPQDLLQAAEGATREMHQEQISAEPAYRKVFEAWDTFRRQSHRWFGTAELAYAEYAARGSQA, encoded by the coding sequence ATGAAGCGTCGAGAGCTCATTCGTACCGCCGTAACCGCCGGCGCCGGAGCCTTGGTAGCGGGCTGCGCCGGACAACCGGGACAGAGTCCGGCGGTGCAGACGCGGCCCCAGATCCGGTGGCGCCTGGCGTCCAGCTTCCCGCGCTCCCTGGACACCATCTACGACGCCGCCGAGCTGCTCTCCCAGCGGCTAGAGGCCATGTCCGACGGCCGCTTCCAGGTCCGCCCCTACCCCGCCGGCGAGCTGGTGCCGGGGCTCCAAGTCCTCGACGCGGTGCAGCAGGGAACGGTCCAGGTCGGGCAAACGGCGAGCTACTACTTCACCGGCAAGAATCCCGCCCTGGCCTTCGACACCTGTGTCCCCTTCGGCCTCACCGCCCGCCAGCAGCTCGCCTGGCTGCGGGACAGCGGCGGCCTCGAGTTGATGCGCGAGGTCTTCGCCGACTTTGGGATCGTCAATTTCGTCGGAGGCAACACCGGAGTGCAGATGGGCGGTTGGTTCCGCCGCGAGATCGGCTCCGCCGCCGACCTCCAGGGACTGAAGATGCGCATCCCCGGCCTCGGCGGCGAGGTCATGAGCCGGCTGGGGGTGACGGTGCAGGTGCTGGCCGGCGGCGAGATCTTCCCGGCGCTGGAGCGTGGCGCCATCGACGCCACCGAGTGGGTCGGCCCCTACGACGACGAGAAGCTGGGTTTTCACAAAGTCGCCCAGTACTACTACTACCCCGGCTGGTGGGAACCCGGCCCCGCCCTCGCGTTCTTGGTCCACCAGAGCTCCTGGGACAAACTCCCTTCCTCCTACCAGGCCATGTTCGAGGCCGCCGCGGCGGAGGCCGCCACGGGAATGCTCTCGGCCTACGACCGGCAGAATCCCCCGGCTTTCGAGCGTCTGCTGGACGCCGGAGTCCAGCTCCGCCCCTTCCCTCAGGATCTCCTCCAGGCCGCCGAGGGCGCCACCCGGGAGATGCACCAGGAACAGATCAGCGCCGAGCCCGCCTACCGCAAGGTCTTCGAAGCCTGGGACACCTTCCGCCGCCAAAGCCACCGCTGGTTCGGCACCGCCGAGCTAGCCTACGCGGAATACGCGGCGCGAGGGTCCCAGGCTTGA
- a CDS encoding DoxX family protein, with product MNLKRFFVAPAHSTFTDVALLLLRFVAGLAFMFHGWDKIRQPFSWMGPDAAIPGIFQALAALAEFGGGLFWILGALTALASFGIACTMVVAVYFHAVIKGDPFVSTGGGSYELALVYLVIAILFIATGPGRFSVDNKLFKS from the coding sequence TTGAACCTGAAACGTTTCTTCGTCGCTCCCGCCCACTCCACCTTTACGGACGTAGCGCTCTTGCTGCTTCGCTTTGTCGCCGGCCTGGCGTTCATGTTCCACGGCTGGGACAAGATCCGGCAGCCCTTCAGCTGGATGGGACCGGACGCCGCCATCCCCGGGATCTTCCAGGCGCTGGCCGCTCTGGCCGAGTTCGGCGGCGGGCTGTTCTGGATCCTCGGCGCCCTCACCGCTCTAGCCTCCTTCGGCATCGCCTGCACCATGGTGGTGGCGGTGTATTTCCACGCGGTGATCAAGGGGGATCCGTTTGTTTCCACCGGCGGTGGCTCCTACGAGCTGGCGCTGGTCTACCTGGTGATCGCCATCCTGTTCATCGCCACCGGCCCGGGCCGGTTCTCTGTGGACAACAAGCTCTTCAAGAGCTAG
- a CDS encoding TRAP transporter large permease subunit → MSPDLLGPLMFLAAFGLIFSGYPVAFSLGGTALVFAVIGVEAGYFDWALLFALPERIFGIMSNYILLAVPFFIFMGTVLEKSRLAEDLLKTIGQLFGRARGGLALAVVFVGALLAAATGVVGASVVAMGLISLPVMLRYQYSPRLSAGVITAAGTLGQIIPPSVVLVVLADQLGISVGDLFLGSLLPGLLLAGLYATYVGGVAIFAPAAAPALPVEEQPGLGPELLGRVFKVLVPPLVLILLVLGSIFAGVATPTEAGALGAVGALLLAGVHRRLTLPALKATLDETTRLTSMVVFLLIGSTAFTLVFRGLYGDLWIEDMLTGLPGGKIGLLLVANLAIFVLGFFLDFFEIAFIIIPLLAPAAQALGIDMVWFGVMIGMNLQTSFLTPPFGFALFYLRGVAPPSVRTADIYRGVLPFILIQLIGLSALFLFPELVTALVP, encoded by the coding sequence ATGAGCCCGGATCTCCTCGGACCGCTGATGTTCCTGGCCGCCTTCGGCCTGATCTTCTCCGGCTATCCGGTGGCCTTCTCTCTAGGCGGTACGGCGCTGGTCTTCGCGGTCATCGGGGTGGAGGCGGGCTATTTCGATTGGGCCCTGCTCTTCGCCTTGCCGGAGCGCATCTTCGGCATCATGTCCAACTACATTTTGTTGGCGGTGCCGTTCTTCATCTTCATGGGCACGGTGCTGGAGAAGAGCCGCCTGGCGGAAGACCTGCTCAAGACCATCGGGCAGCTCTTCGGTCGCGCCCGCGGCGGTCTGGCACTGGCGGTGGTCTTCGTCGGGGCGCTGCTCGCCGCCGCCACCGGGGTGGTGGGAGCCTCGGTGGTGGCCATGGGGCTGATCTCGCTGCCGGTGATGCTGCGCTACCAGTACTCGCCGCGGCTCTCCGCCGGGGTGATCACCGCCGCCGGCACTTTGGGGCAGATCATTCCCCCCAGCGTGGTGCTGGTGGTCTTGGCGGATCAGCTGGGGATTTCGGTGGGAGATCTCTTCCTCGGCTCGCTGTTGCCTGGGCTCTTGCTTGCGGGGCTTTACGCCACTTATGTCGGCGGCGTGGCGATCTTCGCGCCGGCGGCGGCGCCGGCACTACCGGTGGAGGAGCAGCCGGGGTTGGGGCCGGAGCTCCTGGGCCGAGTGTTCAAGGTGTTGGTGCCGCCGCTGGTGCTGATCCTTCTGGTGTTGGGGAGCATCTTCGCCGGCGTGGCGACTCCCACCGAGGCCGGAGCCCTCGGGGCGGTGGGGGCGCTGCTCCTCGCCGGGGTCCACCGGCGCCTGACACTACCGGCGCTCAAGGCGACGCTCGACGAAACCACCCGCCTGACCTCCATGGTGGTCTTCCTGCTCATCGGCTCGACGGCCTTCACGCTGGTTTTCCGCGGGCTGTATGGAGACCTCTGGATCGAGGACATGCTCACCGGTCTTCCCGGGGGCAAGATCGGGCTGCTGCTGGTGGCCAACCTGGCGATCTTCGTGCTGGGCTTCTTTCTCGACTTCTTCGAGATCGCCTTCATCATCATCCCGCTGCTGGCGCCGGCAGCCCAGGCGCTGGGCATCGACATGGTGTGGTTCGGGGTGATGATCGGGATGAATCTTCAGACCTCCTTCCTCACCCCGCCCTTCGGTTTCGCCCTCTTCTATCTCCGCGGCGTGGCGCCGCCCTCGGTGCGCACGGCGGACATTTACCGTGGGGTCTTGCCCTTCATCCTGATCCAGCTCATCGGTCTATCGGCGCTCTTTCTCTTCCCCGAGCTGGTGACGGCTTTGGTCCCCTGA
- a CDS encoding TRAP transporter small permease subunit: protein MHRLYRLADAIDRLSERLGRGVSWLVLAMVLVGAANAVGRYGGRFLGINLSSNAALELQWYLFSLVFLLAAGYTLKRDSHVRVDVIYGRLSAKARSWIDLLGGVLFLLPFCVFSLWVSWPSVRNSWAVWEQSPDPGGLARYPLKSVILVAFALLALQGLAQVIHSVGALRGDLPTLEVEEADGPAPGSREASGGEPHL, encoded by the coding sequence ATGCACCGCCTGTATCGCCTAGCAGACGCCATCGACCGACTCAGCGAGCGGCTGGGGAGGGGGGTGTCGTGGTTGGTGTTGGCGATGGTGTTGGTGGGAGCGGCGAATGCGGTGGGGAGGTATGGCGGCCGTTTCCTGGGGATCAACCTCAGCTCCAACGCGGCGCTGGAGCTGCAGTGGTATTTGTTCAGCCTGGTCTTTCTCCTCGCCGCCGGCTACACGCTAAAGCGGGATTCTCACGTTCGGGTGGACGTGATCTATGGCCGCCTCTCCGCCAAGGCCCGGAGCTGGATCGATCTGCTGGGGGGAGTGCTCTTCCTGCTGCCGTTTTGTGTGTTTTCCCTGTGGGTCTCGTGGCCGTCGGTGCGCAATTCGTGGGCGGTGTGGGAGCAGTCGCCGGATCCCGGAGGGCTGGCCCGCTATCCATTGAAGAGCGTGATCCTGGTGGCCTTCGCCTTGCTGGCGTTGCAGGGGCTGGCGCAGGTGATCCACAGCGTGGGTGCGCTGCGCGGGGATCTACCGACCCTCGAGGTGGAGGAGGCTGACGGTCCCGCTCCGGGTTCCCGCGAGGCTTCCGGTGGGGAGCCCCATCTATGA
- a CDS encoding response regulator transcription factor — protein sequence MKTKTRVVLVDDHLVVRTGLQQYLESFADLEVVGVAGSGEQALEEMDSWLPDVVVMDLMMPGGIDGVETTARLVERWPALRVVVLTAHTDDARVIGALRAGAVGYVRKDATPEVFLTAIRGAAEGRTVLDPSVSGAVVEDLARSTPQTMKLTPREMEVLRLVASGLTNRQIAGRLHVGEETVKSHVGNLLSKLGLSHRTQAAVCALKQGLLSLEELEPPADA from the coding sequence ATGAAGACTAAGACCCGAGTCGTGCTGGTCGACGACCATCTGGTGGTGCGCACGGGACTGCAGCAATATCTGGAGTCCTTCGCCGACCTGGAGGTGGTCGGGGTCGCCGGGAGCGGAGAGCAGGCCCTCGAAGAGATGGATAGCTGGCTGCCGGATGTGGTGGTGATGGATCTGATGATGCCCGGCGGGATCGACGGAGTCGAGACGACTGCTCGCTTGGTGGAGCGCTGGCCGGCGCTACGGGTGGTGGTCCTCACCGCCCATACCGACGATGCTCGGGTGATCGGAGCGCTCCGGGCCGGTGCCGTCGGCTATGTGCGCAAGGATGCGACGCCGGAGGTCTTCCTGACCGCGATCCGCGGTGCTGCGGAAGGTCGCACGGTGCTCGACCCTTCGGTCTCCGGAGCCGTGGTGGAGGATCTGGCGCGAAGCACTCCCCAAACCATGAAGCTCACCCCCCGGGAGATGGAAGTGCTGCGACTGGTGGCCAGCGGCTTGACCAACCGCCAGATCGCCGGCCGCCTCCACGTCGGCGAGGAGACGGTGAAGAGCCACGTGGGCAACTTGCTCTCGAAACTCGGGCTCTCGCACAGAACCCAGGCGGCGGTTTGCGCGCTGAAACAAGGCCTTCTTTCCCTCGAGGAGCTCGAGCCACCGGCCGACGCCTGA
- a CDS encoding sensor histidine kinase, producing MTVAWITTAGQRRDLRRIQEALESFLRGEPEPAPISPQSPVAAGLFSTVNRFTGTQTGSGSIRDLWLQELAEAAASEERNRLARELHDSIKQQIFSIKMSAAATDARWDSDRPGARKSLEDVRTCAHQAMVEMQALLLQLRPEALANTGLVEALKEQCEALEYRSGAKVHCEFGSLPDESELPPTTQQTLFRIAQEALSNVSRHARASQVTVRLWQEDESLYLAVEDDGQGFEVETAEGGFGLQGMRERLEALSGVLKIRSAEGEGTRLLVQVPFVEEPSVESLAGEQAESAEAGSVLPSGSEGFFSPAVLLGLCAAWLPGITPRSLYGADEERLLSGTLLCVLLAAAVISFGWHRWKRRRNKFADPGDSTPFRLRIFLLLSAAYWWAPQFWWADARQDLWAILGSLTLGLALAGLSTVALFRAIRSAFPRWVQRGPLECLVLLVPWLLQTVGGTAIIFSAYSWKLFMIAMAGGLMTSALYLGFVALVWVERRAQPGVEHED from the coding sequence TTGACCGTCGCCTGGATCACCACGGCGGGGCAACGCCGAGATCTGCGGAGAATCCAAGAAGCTTTGGAGAGCTTCCTGCGTGGCGAACCCGAACCGGCGCCGATCAGCCCTCAGTCGCCGGTGGCGGCCGGTCTGTTTTCCACGGTCAACCGCTTCACGGGTACCCAAACCGGCTCGGGATCGATCCGGGATCTCTGGCTGCAGGAGCTCGCCGAGGCCGCCGCCAGCGAGGAGCGCAACCGCCTGGCTCGCGAGCTCCACGATTCCATCAAACAGCAGATCTTCAGCATCAAGATGAGCGCCGCAGCGACCGACGCGCGCTGGGACTCGGATCGGCCCGGAGCCCGGAAGAGCCTAGAGGACGTGAGAACCTGTGCTCACCAGGCCATGGTGGAGATGCAAGCTCTACTCTTGCAGCTCCGCCCGGAAGCGCTGGCAAATACCGGCTTGGTGGAGGCCTTGAAGGAGCAGTGTGAGGCCTTGGAATACCGCAGCGGGGCCAAGGTGCACTGCGAGTTTGGCAGCCTGCCGGATGAATCGGAGCTGCCGCCGACGACCCAGCAGACTCTCTTTCGCATCGCTCAGGAGGCGCTCAGCAACGTCAGCCGTCACGCTCGAGCCAGCCAGGTAACCGTGCGTTTGTGGCAAGAGGATGAATCCTTGTACCTCGCGGTGGAAGACGATGGGCAAGGCTTCGAGGTGGAGACCGCCGAGGGCGGCTTCGGGCTGCAAGGGATGCGCGAACGGCTGGAGGCCCTTTCGGGCGTGTTGAAGATTCGCTCCGCCGAGGGTGAGGGCACCCGGCTACTGGTGCAAGTGCCGTTTGTCGAGGAACCATCCGTCGAGTCTCTGGCGGGCGAGCAGGCCGAGTCTGCGGAGGCAGGTTCGGTACTCCCCTCCGGTTCCGAGGGCTTCTTCTCTCCGGCGGTCCTTCTGGGGCTTTGCGCCGCCTGGCTGCCGGGGATCACTCCGAGATCTCTGTATGGGGCCGATGAAGAAAGGCTGCTCAGTGGGACTCTCCTCTGCGTCTTGCTCGCTGCTGCCGTGATCTCCTTCGGGTGGCACCGCTGGAAGCGCCGTAGAAACAAATTCGCCGATCCCGGGGACAGCACTCCCTTCCGTCTGAGGATCTTCCTCCTGCTCTCCGCAGCCTATTGGTGGGCGCCCCAATTCTGGTGGGCCGATGCGCGTCAAGATCTTTGGGCGATTCTTGGCTCCCTGACGCTCGGCTTGGCCCTCGCCGGTCTCTCGACGGTAGCTCTGTTCCGGGCGATCCGGAGCGCGTTTCCCCGTTGGGTGCAGCGTGGTCCCCTCGAATGTCTTGTTCTGTTGGTGCCCTGGTTACTGCAAACTGTCGGGGGCACAGCGATCATTTTCTCTGCCTACTCGTGGAAGCTCTTCATGATCGCTATGGCTGGAGGCTTGATGACCTCTGCTTTGTACCTCGGTTTCGTGGCGCTCGTATGGGTGGAGCGCCGGGCGCAGCCAGGAGTCGAACATGAAGACTAA